aactgaagaaggagttcgagatgaacgATCTGGGTGagacaaagaaaattcttggcatggagataataagagatagacgttcaaagaaactctgtttatctcagaaagaatatttgaagagagtactacaacgttttggcacaaatgacaagactaagccagttaatACTCCACTTGTTCCCCATTTTAAGCtgagtactactatgtcgccaaaggatgaagctgaacgagagtatatgtcaaaggtaccatacgcaaatgttgttggtagcttgatgtatgcaatggtctgtacgagacctgacatttcacaagctgttggagttattagcagatatatgcataatccaggaaaggagcattggcaagctgtgaagtggattctacggtatattcataatactgtagatgttgggttagtttttgagcaggaagacaatcagtctgtagttggatattgtgattcagattttgcgggtgatctggacaaacgaagatcaactactggttatgtatttacttttgcaaaggcaccagttagttggaagtctactttgcagtcaacagttgctttgtctacaataGAGGCAGAGtatatggctattacagaggctgtgaaggaggcaatttggcttcaaggattgctaaaggagcttggtgttgaacaaaaaggtatcataattttttgtgatagtcaaagtgctattcaattagcgaagaaccaagtttatcatgcaaggacgaagcacattgatgttcggtatcattttgtacgagaaattatagaagaaggtggagtcaagataaagaaaattaatactacagagaatcctgctgatatgctgacaaaagtggtgactacgatcaagtttcaacattgtttggatttgatcaacattgttgaacaccgaagattgaagatgaagacacaaccaaaatttgttattgagagagaattgaagatgtgaaattttgccaaggtggagatttgttgaagtttggcaaaatgccaaagtcccacatcggttgggAGAAGAgttgggggggatttttccccctataaaagaaggcctaatgtttaggatttaaacacacctctcatttgccttcttatcttcttaaggcatttgtatcttctctctttagtattatttcacttgtatttttggagtggaataaaatattggttgtgtccgaggagtaggcaaaattagccgaacctcgtaaattctggtgttccctttattgttgctttattgtcttatttattatttggtggctgtcataatttttggtatagtagttgtgacttattcacactatatacatttggcttccgcaacatttACATCCTTCCTCTCTTCTCGACAGCCAGTTTGTCTTTCTTTCTTTACCAAAATTGTCGATCAATCTATCTTCCTTATTTTCAATATATGCTTGACAAGAAACTTCTACAGTTATTGGAAGGAAGTAGATGCGCAAAATCATCATATAGTAAAAGTATGTAGTCTTGAAAATGGAGAAGAGGTTCACTCATGATAAAAGCATGGAAATGACATTCACTcatgattaaaaaaaatgaaactaaCACAAAAACAAATACATGCGCAAAGATAGAGAGTGGAAGGATAATCCGTCATACTCATTTAAGATGGAGAGGATATTGTTTCGAGCTTGGCAGAAAAGGTTGATGTTTTCCTGGATCTGCATGGTAACAGAAGAGAAAAGCATGAAGAAGAACATAAATACCACCAATCACAAAAGACGGATAATGCTTTACGTTGTGGATTGTCAAGCAAGATCAAAATCTATCACATGTAACTTTATTACGAATAGTATAGCAGACTCGTCACCAGGCAGTAGGCACAGCATGGAAGAATTGCAAGATGCTGTTCCCTGGATGAGTGCACTGAAGAAAAAGGATCTTGCAAGCATAGAATATCATGATGCAGCAGCATAACAGAAAAGAAGTCCTGAAAGTTTCTctatttttaaaattagaaaCTATTTCTGAATTTTCCTTCAAAAGAAAGATCATCCCCTATAACTGTTTCTCATGCCTGAACGCTTACTGGGTTTGCAGAAGTTAAAACTCTAAAGTGCAAGAATTGCATTTTATCATATATAGAAATGCCTCCATGagtagaataaaagaaaaagaatcacGTGCCTCCTACGAAATTGAACCTTGTCACTGTAGGGAACAAGAAGAGGATCAGGATATCTTTTTTCTCTCACTCCCAGTAGAGGCAAAATTTTAGCCACTTTCTCTTCATATCAGGCAATGAAGACTTAAATCTACCCCCTTAACCTTCATGCGAGCAATGTAATGAATATTCCTTTCGTTCTTTTATCAGTAAAGACAGAATTTCATTAAGTAGGAACCTGCACTGAGAAAGTGCTCAAATATACAGCTAAAGTCTAAGAGACAGTCTCCCACTATTCCTGAAGGAAGCTGATAAAATCAAATGCAGTCTACATGATTATAATAAGATTTACACCAGTAAAGGAGCTGATAAACAAAAGAGACACATATTCTCCTTTTTCAAAAACCTATTACTAGTGTAAGCAGCAGATCACCCATATGGTTTACCTACATAGAGTATACACTGAGTGTCACAGCTCACAAATAAAAGGATGGCAGGGGGTAATGGAAAATATCAAAAACATTAACTGACCTTAAAAATAGCAAAGTTAGCAGAAATTTGATCCAAGGCCTGTGCATTTTGCTCAAGCAGCTGTCCAGCAGGACCACCAATGGCTGCAAAGTACATGATTTACATGTGCCATATatgaacaaaataaaataagaaaaaaaaagaggaccTAAATAACAAACATAATTATTTCACATTGGCATACCATGGACAGAATAACAGGAGAATGTATGCATATTCATCGAATTGTTATTCTATCTACAAAATGCAACAAAACATTCTGAGTTGGTTGTAAGTGCATTGGTAAAAAGAGCATTCCTCTACAACACCATGAAATAAGACTATAGGATAAAATGGAGCAGATACAAAAATTGAAGATccaagggttcaaataattgctAACAATTTTTTTTGCTAACAATGATAGAGCACGTAGAGCAGAGTTCATATTACCCACCTTAGCTATTGAATAGTACAAATAAAACTCGATGGTCATCATGAATGGCGAGAATATCATCCAGCATATAGCTCAAGTCACAAACACTCATCTAGAAGTTAATTGTCCAATTAGGAAATAAAAGATTTGTATACTCCTTTTCTATTAGTTATCAGATAAGAGTGATATGTTCTTTAATATCCCCAATAGATTAGCTTTTAGAAAGTACTAAGTAACATTCATAATCGTATCATTTCCAACATCATAAAATCCAATTGATAATAGGTTAACTTTTCAAAACACCACaagaaacccaaaaaaaaaaactagaagcacaaaaaaaatccaaaccaAATCCACTGTCCAATAGTTTCACTAGATTTAGAAAATCCACTAAGTTGGTAGAGACTAGAGAGTTGGCTGTAGCTGTGACCAATATccgaaaaataaaaatgggcgaCCTCACTCACAAAAACTCATTGAAACTTTTAACATCATGCAATAAATGCTCACTGTTAATTCCATGTGAAAACAATTGGGTACCTTTTATATGAactacatttatatgcataataGTTCTAGTGAATAATCTGCCAAACTTGAAGTGACTGGTGTCGGTTTATGAAAATAGTACATCTCCTGATCTACCAGACAAAATGTTCGCACTTTCTTTGGGGAACACTGGAAAGGTGATGACCTAGCTAGCTTCATATTTTCGCATTTCAACTAGTCTAGCATTGACCCTTTCGTTCACATGTTGTTCTATTATGGAATGAAAGAAACCAAAGACATTTTGAAGGCGTCTAAAATTGAAGTAAACTTTACCTACAAAAAACAACTCAAATTGAAGTAATCTCTCAGTTAGTGTGATTATGTCAGTTATCAGAACCTCTCAGTGATGCAGTTATGATCATCAAGAGGAGATTATATGTTTACCATCTCTATTCATTTCATCTTTCCTAATATGTATACCTTCCTCTAACATGTCATTCCAGGCAGGACTGCGAAACTCTAGAGTGCAAAAATAAAAGCAGAGACAGCTCTAAAAAGCAAAGTCCTAGTTAAAAATCAGCTTCTCAAGTTTCAGTTGATTTTTAAAAGCAGAATCAGAGGCATAAGGACCAACCTTGGTAGGAAATTCCATCATCACTGTCCATTGACATAACAGCTTGAGCATAGGGAGGACCATTTGTGCGATTCGCAACATGAGTAGATTTTGGCATAGAATCCGTAATTTTTTCCTAAAACCAAAGATCAATGGAATCATGATAAAGAACTAATTATTCAAAAACCATTGCAATGTACAGCATAGCTGTCATCGTTGAGACTGCAAGTAAAtcatttgtttcctttttttttctctttttggtatAAGTAAGGCGACTGCAAACAAATCTTTGTTTCAGTGGTTTGAAAAGGAGTAGATTACACAAGATAATCATCCAAGAGTAAAAAAGGCAACCATACATATGCAGTACTTTAAAGATATCAGCGGCCATACACCTGATGGGATTTAGCTAAATGGGTGAGTAAACTAAAACAGCATAAGACTTACGCAGTCTCTGAAAAGCTAGTCAGCGATATAGCAAAGCCTCCTTGTTGGCTCGTTATATTCTCAATGAAGGCTTAACTTGGGTAACAGCCCAGAATCATCATTAGTAAACAAACACGTAATGCGTGCATATGTTGTTATAGTTGCTCTTTTTGGGTAAGCACATCAGCCTTATTGTTTATGTCATACGCATGTTGTTTGTTTCCAAGATTTCAATCACATCAAAGTTTTTCAAATGACATGGATCTCACATCAAAAAAAGAAACTATATTGAAAAATCTGAAGAAAGAATGATGACAAAATATAAGATCAATGAACTCTTCATAATAAAACCAAAATGGCTACATATGGATGTTTTCAACCAGCAACCCAACGTGCCTCATTTAGAACCTCACTAGCAGCATCATTGTCCAATGGGAAAGATGGCTATGTATGGATGTATATTGTAACAAAGAAACATTCCTTCCACAAATTAGAAACTTGCTAAATGGAAACACCCTTTTTCTTAAGTATCTCCTAAAAAGGGGCCCAGAACCAGGTACTTCAATTAGATAACACACctttttgtctttatttttcctcgaaacttgatcGTCTTTTCTTCTCTTCCCGTTTTCCTTTTTCTGCTTCAATAAAGAGAAAAATGGAAAAGGTAAGTTAAACATAGTTATTATgcataactgaaaagaaaaagaaaaaactgatTTAGCTCCAAACAAGGCATTGTAATAAAACTGATTCAGCTCCAAACAAGGCATTGTAAAGTCCTCCTTCTTCTCAAACCAAACTTTTGTAAGAATACAGTATACCTTTTAAGTTTCCACACTTGTCCCCCATACAGCACTTTGTTCTTCATGGAGTTTACCGTTTAACTAGAAGCCAAAACCTTTTTGGAGAGGTTAAAGTTGTTGAATGGCAGAAATCCCACATCGGTGAAGTACCAATTTTGGTTGGTacttcaccctataaaaggaggcctaatgtttaggatttaaacacacctctcatttgccttcttatcttcttaaggcaatttgtatcttctctctttagtattatttcacttgtatttttggagtggaataaaatattggttgtgtccgaggagtaggcaaaattagccgaacctcgtaaattcttgtgttccttttattgttgctttattgtcttatttattatttagtggctgtcataatttttggtatagtagttgtgacttattcacactatatacatttggcttccgcaacaaaaGCAACCCCATTCAGGAGATGGCAAGACCATTGAACAAAAAAGGGATATccatttctctttttttaattattattaggtTGACTTAATTAATTTACAGTTAAGTAAATTTACTGACAAATTGTGCTGGGATTTATACAGTGTCATGACTATTGCTCCTTCTACTACAAGGGGTCAATATAGACCAGATGAGTTACAAAATGATCTACATTCCCATCTAACACCAAAAGGCCAAGAAATTTAAGCATCTCTATATATGCAATCGATTCCACGACCAGAATTGCCTTAAGACCATCCAAAATTGCTTTATCTTCATTGACCATATTATACATAGCCGGATGGTGTCCCATGTTGCCTTGAGACGCTTGTTTATCATCTTTTGATTGCTCCAACTACTGATTGCACCATTAGTTGCTGGATATCACCCAATTAATGCCAAAAAAGAGATTGGTAAACAGTACAAATTAGGCAGGACATTGTACGACGCAGAAACTGTTTGGAATCTTCCAATGCATCAACACACACAAGCATCTAGTATACATATTTATTCCCCTTCTCCGGAGATTTGCTTGAGGTGAGTCGTCCAGCCATCTGTGCTGCCACATCTTGATGTTCTTCGAATCATCAACTTTCAAATTGACTAGATTCTGAAATTCTTACCATAGGTTGCCAATGTTTTTCCAGACACACCAAAAACacaatttttgcaaaaatggtcATGGCGCCCACTAATTATCTAGTAAACcttaagaaaataatttctcaATCTTGGACATTCTCAAGTTCAAGATCTTCTAGATACCTAGACTCGAAATCAAGTCTAGCACCCTAAGTATGTATAAAAATAACATCCTCCGGACCAATCTCTTACCAAGTCCTACTTTTTCTGGTTACATCCTTAAAGAGCAGGTCAGAAAGACTTCCAATTCAACTAATCTCAACATTTCAATTATGGAGAGGCTAAGAAGTATGCTTTAAGCGTTAAAATTGCCTGTGACAGTAGCTGATTGATAAATATGCGAATAGATAGTTAAAACTAATATGGAATCGTACGACTTACACTCATCCATCTACATCTCAACGCTATATCTCGTACACACTTGTCCTTTAACTGCATAGCAATTTTAGCATAACGATGTATTGGTTTGTCAGTTGCGTATCTGCAAAAATAGCATTGCACTGTCAATTTTAAGCAAAATATCCATCTATCAAACCAAACTAAGCAAATCCAAAGTACACATGCAGCAAATAGAATCAAACAGTGATTAGTCAGAAAATGACCAGAAAAGTTGTATTGCGCAGAAATGCATAATCAGTTAAACATAACAACCAGGGCATTCACATTTGCAATAAGCCTTTCATGAATATCATGAAAAACACGATGAATAAAGCAAAGGACTAATATCTGCTCATCTATGTTACAGATTTAAAACAAGGTTTCCCATGCAATCTTGTTATTCTCCGCCCTTTACTTACACTTACTCTAAATGGTAAAACTGTCAGAGTGAATTCCTAGCGTGATTCTGGGAAATTGATGATTATTTGTTCTCATCATACGTACCTGCCTTTTCAGGCAGATGCCAGTATCAATGGGTATGatgaaaaggacaacaacaagGACTTTGCATGATCTACCTTTAGTCAAGACGAGAATCCTATTACTTCAATGAAATTAACGAAAAACCCATTATTTTTAAGTAATTTATCATATATCTATGTAATCAAAATGATACATCTCCTAATAA
Above is a window of Nicotiana tabacum cultivar K326 chromosome 8, ASM71507v2, whole genome shotgun sequence DNA encoding:
- the LOC107784298 gene encoding uncharacterized protein LOC107784298 isoform X1, with protein sequence MAASANPAAGNNGGQEGTNNANGTTNNGVSVPDNSVIGPNQGELIHSRGLAVEWTPDEQSLLEELLAKYATDKPIHRYAKIAMQLKDKCVRDIALRCRWMSQKKENGKRRKDDQVSRKNKDKKEKITDSMPKSTHVANRTNGPPYAQAVMSMDSDDGISYQAIGGPAGQLLEQNAQALDQISANFAIFKIQENINLFCQARNNILSILNDLNDAPEIMRQMPPLPVKLNDELANSMLQRPPLPK
- the LOC107784298 gene encoding uncharacterized protein LOC107784298 isoform X2, whose protein sequence is MAASANPAAGNNGGQEGTNNANGTTNNGVSVPDNSVIGPNQGELIHSRGLAVEWTPDEQSLLEELLAKYATDKPIHRYAKIAMQLKDKCVRDIALRCRWMSKKENGKRRKDDQVSRKNKDKKEKITDSMPKSTHVANRTNGPPYAQAVMSMDSDDGISYQAIGGPAGQLLEQNAQALDQISANFAIFKIQENINLFCQARNNILSILNDLNDAPEIMRQMPPLPVKLNDELANSMLQRPPLPK